A portion of the Poecilia reticulata strain Guanapo linkage group LG23, Guppy_female_1.0+MT, whole genome shotgun sequence genome contains these proteins:
- the LOC103459646 gene encoding sodium-coupled neutral amino acid transporter 2-like has product MFFLCMCFSEWYINGDYLVILVSIIVILPLSLLRNLGYLGYTSGLSLLCMVFFLIVVIIKKFQTPCPLPLPDASNETMHMFNITPHSDNTSTDDDTCKPKYFVFNSQTVYAVPILTFAFVCHPTILPMYEELKDRSRRKMQNVANVSFMAMFIMYLLAALFGYLTFNIHVGPELLHTYSNYYKYDILLLVVRLAVLAAVTLTVPVVLFPIRTSVGHLLFPGKDFSWIRHTIITLILLAGTNILVIFVPSIRDIFGFIGASAAAMLIFILPSAFYLRLVKKESFKSMQKIGATMFLILGFVVMFGCMTLIIYDWIVNSMKDQGH; this is encoded by the exons atgttttttttgtgtatgtgtttcAGTGAATGGTACATCAATGGAGATTACCTTGTGATTTTGGTCTCAATTATTGTTATCCTGCCTCTTTCACTACTCCGGAACCTAG GTTACCTTGGTTACACCAGTGGTCTCTCTCTACTCTGCATGGTGTTTTTTCTGATTGTG GTGATCATAAAGAAGTTCCAGACGCCATGCCCTCTGCCTCTTCCTGACGCTTCAAATGAAACCATGCATATGTTCAACATCACCCCTCACAGCGACAACACCTCTACTGATGATGATACTTGCAAGCCTAAATATTTTGTCTTCAACTCACAG ACTGTCTATGCTGTACCCATCCTCACTTTTGCCTTCGTGTGTCATCCTACTATCCTACCCATGTATGAGGAGCTCAAAGA CCGCTCACGCCGAAAGATGCAGAATGTGGCCAACGTTTCCTTCATGGCCATGTTCATCATGTACCTGCTGGCTGCCCTCTTTGGATACCTCACCTTCAACA TCCATGTGGGACCTGAGCTGCTCCACACCTACTCAAACTACTACAAGTACGATATCCTCCTGCTGGTTGTTCGTCTGGCTGTGTTGGCCGCTGTCACACTCACAGTTCCTGTGGTGCTCTTCCCT ATTCGTACCTCAGTCGGCCACCTGCTGTTCCCAGGAAAAGACTTCAGCTGGATCCGTCACACTATCATCACCCTGATCCTGCTAGCAGGAACCAACATTCTGGTCATCTTTGTTCCCAGCATCAGAGATATTTTTGGCTTTATTG gtgcctctgctgctgcaatgCTGATCTTCATCCTGCCCTCAGCTTTCTATCTCAGACTGGTTAAGAAGGAGTCATTCAAATCCATGCAGAAGATTGGA GCTACGATGTTCCTGATATTAGGATTTGTTGTCATGTTTGGCTGCATGACTCTTATCATCTACGACTGGATCGTGAACTCTATGAAAGACCAAGGTCACTGA